One genomic window of Sporosarcina ureae includes the following:
- a CDS encoding response regulator, which yields MIRVLLVDDHEMVRIGVSTYLQMQPDIEVIAEAENGQIGVEKALDLRPDIILMDMVMPVMNGAEATAAIIANWPEAKVIIVTSFLDDDKLYPALEAGAVSYILKTSNAKRVADAIRETMQGQTVLEPEVTSKMMTKMRGAQTHALHEDLTDRELEVLLLLAKGKSNQEIADELFIALKTVKTHVSNVLSKLEVQDRTQAVIYAFQNKLTV from the coding sequence ATGATTCGAGTGCTGTTGGTAGATGATCATGAAATGGTGCGCATTGGCGTATCGACGTATTTGCAAATGCAACCGGATATCGAAGTGATTGCGGAGGCGGAAAATGGTCAGATAGGCGTTGAGAAAGCGCTGGATTTGCGTCCGGATATTATTTTGATGGACATGGTCATGCCTGTCATGAATGGCGCCGAGGCGACGGCTGCGATTATCGCTAACTGGCCGGAAGCGAAGGTCATCATCGTCACGAGTTTCCTCGATGACGATAAATTATACCCCGCACTTGAAGCAGGTGCTGTCAGTTATATTTTAAAAACGTCCAACGCAAAGCGGGTGGCGGATGCTATTAGGGAAACTATGCAAGGGCAAACGGTACTCGAGCCCGAAGTGACATCTAAAATGATGACAAAAATGCGCGGTGCCCAGACACATGCCTTGCATGAAGATTTAACTGATCGTGAGCTAGAAGTATTATTATTATTGGCCAAAGGTAAATCTAATCAGGAAATTGCGGATGAGCTATTCATTGCGTTAAAAACGGTTAAGACCCATGTCAGTAATGTATTATCCAAATTGGAAGTCCAAGACCGCACTCAAGCGGTTATTTATGCGTTTCAAAACAAATTAACGGTTTGA
- a CDS encoding undecaprenyl-diphosphate phosphatase, producing the protein MELFDLIKALILGFVEGMTEFAPVSSTGHLIIVDDMWLKTEEFLGKYPAITFKIVIQLGSILAVVVVFWKRLFSLVGLYKVDSDVKMSERFNLLHVIVGMLPAVILGFALKDLIDDYLFGVETVIFALVAGAVLMIAADKFGPKNPRVQTLDQITYKQAFTVGLVQCLSLWPGFSRSGATISGGVLFGMNHRTAADFTFIMAVPIMMGASLVSVLKNWEYMSMDDIGFYVVGFLSAFVFALISIRFFLKLISKVKLMPFAIYRIVLAAILAMIVFL; encoded by the coding sequence ATGGAATTATTTGATTTAATAAAAGCGCTAATTTTAGGGTTTGTAGAAGGTATGACGGAATTCGCGCCTGTTTCTTCGACGGGTCATTTGATTATTGTCGATGATATGTGGCTGAAGACGGAAGAATTCCTTGGGAAATATCCCGCGATTACATTTAAAATAGTGATTCAGCTCGGTTCGATCTTGGCTGTAGTCGTTGTGTTTTGGAAACGGTTATTTAGTTTAGTCGGTTTGTATAAAGTAGATAGCGATGTCAAGATGAGCGAGCGTTTCAATTTGCTACACGTAATCGTTGGTATGTTGCCGGCTGTTATTTTAGGTTTTGCACTGAAAGATTTAATTGATGATTATTTATTCGGTGTAGAAACGGTTATTTTTGCGCTAGTTGCAGGTGCGGTGTTGATGATTGCAGCGGATAAATTTGGACCGAAAAATCCACGTGTACAGACGCTGGATCAGATTACATATAAACAGGCATTTACAGTGGGATTGGTTCAGTGTTTGTCATTGTGGCCAGGGTTTTCACGTTCGGGTGCGACGATTTCCGGCGGTGTGTTATTTGGGATGAATCACCGGACGGCTGCTGACTTTACGTTCATCATGGCGGTTCCAATTATGATGGGTGCGAGTCTTGTGTCGGTGTTGAAGAACTGGGAGTATATGTCGATGGATGACATAGGATTCTATGTGGTTGGTTTCTTGAGTGCGTTTGTATTCGCGCTGATTTCGATTCGCTTCTTCTTGAAGTTGATTTCGAAGGTCAAGTTGATGCCGTTTGCAATTTATCGTATTGTGCTGGCAGCGATCTTGGCAATGATTGTGTTTTTATAA
- a CDS encoding MBL fold metallo-hydrolase, with translation MNIIPLGIWGGYPKANSATSSFLIEHEGFHCLFDCGSGVLSSLQNHIALEQLDAVVISHYHADHIADIGSLQYSRLIQYYLGHPSPPLPIYGHAQDEEQFAKLTYKEQTQGIEIQENQSVQIGPFTVTFCPTIHPVYCLAMKFTVGGKSAVFTADTEWSDKLVAFSQHADIVFCEANLYEEHLDKSPGHLAGSQAGALAQQAEVGQLVLTHLPPHGNIHEILNEAEKTFSGLVEIAEVGKRYTVI, from the coding sequence ATGAACATCATCCCTTTAGGCATCTGGGGCGGCTACCCAAAAGCAAACAGCGCCACCTCTTCATTTCTCATCGAACACGAAGGATTCCATTGCCTGTTCGACTGCGGAAGTGGCGTACTATCTTCCCTGCAAAATCATATCGCACTGGAACAGCTCGACGCGGTCGTCATCAGCCACTATCACGCAGATCACATCGCAGACATAGGAAGCTTGCAATATAGCCGGTTGATTCAGTACTACCTTGGACACCCTTCCCCACCACTACCTATTTACGGGCACGCGCAGGACGAGGAACAGTTTGCGAAGTTGACGTATAAAGAGCAAACACAAGGTATCGAAATTCAAGAAAATCAATCCGTCCAAATCGGCCCATTTACCGTAACATTTTGTCCAACTATCCATCCCGTCTACTGCCTAGCCATGAAGTTCACAGTAGGAGGCAAGTCTGCGGTTTTCACTGCCGATACGGAATGGTCGGACAAGCTCGTGGCATTCTCGCAACATGCCGACATCGTATTCTGCGAGGCCAATCTATACGAAGAACACCTCGACAAATCACCGGGTCACCTAGCAGGTAGCCAAGCAGGTGCACTTGCACAGCAAGCCGAAGTCGGGCAACTCGTCCTCACCCATCTGCCACCTCACGGGAATATCCATGAGATTTTGAACGAAGCAGAGAAAACGTTCAGTGGTTTGGTGGAAATTGCAGAAGTAGGAAAAAGGTATACAGTAATTTAA
- a CDS encoding class I SAM-dependent rRNA methyltransferase codes for MSKLVEIQLNAQGTVALKKGYPLILKDAVMSSEIQAKEGSLIRLTDRYHKYLATGYYGIQNKGIGWVLTSNEREEIDFDFFDQKMATAFERRDAYMKDPNTTAFRLFNGEGDGIGGVTIDYFDGYYMVSWYSEGIYAFRHHVYNVLDKRGGYKAVYEKKRFDSQGQYVEQDDFVQGTPGDFPIIVKENGMNFAIDLNDGAMTGVFLDQRDVREAIRDNYSEGREVLNTFSYTGAFSVAAILGGAKKTTNVDLAKRSVAKTIEQFSVNGIDYEQQDIKVMDVFDYFRYAKRHDMKFGLVVLDPPSFARSKKYTFSTAKDYPMLMKEAIAVTEKNGIIVASTNNASFSMKKFKGFIEQAFKETDMRYKVLEESSLPRDFRTPRDYPEFNYLKVVIVQKLR; via the coding sequence ATGAGTAAATTAGTTGAAATACAGTTAAATGCACAGGGCACGGTGGCTTTGAAGAAGGGGTATCCTTTGATTTTGAAGGATGCTGTGATGAGTAGTGAGATTCAGGCGAAGGAAGGTAGTTTGATTCGTCTGACGGATCGTTATCATAAATATTTGGCTACAGGTTATTATGGAATTCAAAATAAAGGAATTGGCTGGGTGCTGACTTCGAATGAGAGAGAAGAGATTGACTTTGATTTCTTCGATCAGAAAATGGCGACTGCGTTTGAGCGTCGTGACGCGTATATGAAAGATCCGAATACGACGGCTTTCCGTTTGTTTAATGGAGAAGGCGACGGAATTGGTGGCGTGACGATCGATTATTTCGATGGCTATTATATGGTCAGCTGGTATAGTGAAGGGATTTATGCGTTCCGTCATCACGTGTATAACGTGTTGGATAAGCGTGGGGGTTACAAAGCGGTTTACGAGAAAAAGCGTTTTGATTCACAAGGGCAGTATGTGGAACAGGATGATTTCGTTCAAGGGACGCCTGGAGATTTTCCGATCATCGTCAAGGAAAATGGCATGAACTTTGCGATTGATTTGAATGATGGTGCGATGACGGGAGTTTTCCTTGATCAGCGCGATGTACGTGAGGCGATTCGGGACAACTATTCAGAAGGTCGCGAAGTGTTGAATACGTTCTCTTATACAGGAGCGTTTTCGGTTGCTGCTATTTTAGGTGGCGCGAAGAAAACGACGAATGTGGATTTGGCGAAGCGTAGTGTCGCGAAGACAATCGAGCAGTTCAGTGTCAACGGTATCGATTACGAGCAGCAAGATATTAAAGTGATGGATGTCTTTGACTATTTCCGTTATGCAAAGCGTCATGACATGAAATTCGGACTAGTTGTACTGGATCCGCCGAGCTTTGCGCGTTCGAAGAAGTATACGTTTAGTACAGCGAAGGATTATCCTATGCTGATGAAAGAAGCGATTGCGGTTACGGAGAAGAACGGTATTATCGTAGCTTCCACAAATAACGCGAGCTTTAGTATGAAGAAGTTCAAAGGCTTCATTGAGCAAGCTTTCAAGGAGACGGATATGCGCTATAAAGTACTCGAAGAATCGTCATTACCAAGAGACTTCCGTACGCCGCGTGATTATCCTGAATTTAATTATTTAAAAGTCGTTATTGTGCAGAAGTTGCGTTAA
- a CDS encoding DUF1648 domain-containing protein, protein METKKPKLDIEKPAVAKAFDVLVIALFAAALVYLVLQWNQLPDRIPAHFGANGEVDRYGSRMELLLLPVIGIVMWVGMWKLEKYPHTYNYLNLRPDNVEIQYRYGLLFMNVMKNISTLLFVFLIWQSVDIALARIGSLNMPLLITILALLFGSMGVYLYKVLKL, encoded by the coding sequence ATGGAGACGAAAAAACCGAAGCTAGACATAGAGAAACCTGCTGTTGCAAAAGCGTTCGATGTGTTGGTTATCGCTTTATTCGCTGCTGCTCTCGTCTATTTAGTGTTGCAGTGGAATCAATTGCCGGATCGTATTCCTGCGCATTTTGGAGCGAATGGGGAAGTGGACCGTTACGGTTCGAGAATGGAATTACTGCTGTTACCAGTCATTGGTATCGTTATGTGGGTAGGGATGTGGAAGCTGGAGAAGTATCCGCATACGTATAACTACTTGAATTTGCGTCCTGATAACGTAGAAATCCAGTACCGCTATGGCTTGCTATTCATGAATGTCATGAAAAACATTTCGACACTACTATTTGTCTTTCTCATATGGCAGTCGGTCGATATCGCTTTGGCTCGAATCGGATCATTGAACATGCCTTTGCTCATCACGATACTTGCACTATTATTTGGTTCGATGGGTGTCTATTTGTATAAAGTACTAAAGTTATAG